CACCCGGCGCGCGCGTGCTCGACGTGGCCTGCGGGCGGGGGCGGCACTCGCGCATCCTCGCCGCGCGGGGCTACGACGTGACCGGCGTGGACCTCTCCGAGAACGCGCTCCGCTCGGCCCGCCGCCGCGCCGCGCGCGAAGGGCTGTCGGTCACCTTCCAGCAGGCCGACATGCGCGCGCTCCCGTTCGAGGCCGCCTTCGACGGGGCGGTCAACCTGTTTACCTCGTTCGGCTATTTCGACGCCGAGTCCGACCACCAGCGGGTCATCGACGGCGTGGCGCGGGCGCTCCGGCCGGGCGGCTGGTTCGTGCAGGACTTCCTGAGCGCGCCCTACCTCGCCGCGCACCTCGTCGCCGAAGACGAGCGGACGGTCGAGGGGCCGGACGGGCAACCGGTGCGCATCGTGCAGCGCCGCCGGATCGAGGCCGGACCAGGCGGGCCGCGCGTCAACAAGGAGATCACCCTCCACCGGAGCGGCAACACCCACACCTTCGCCGAGTCCGTTCGCCTCCTCGGTGCCGCCGACTTCCGCCGGATGTACGCCGCCGCCGGGCTGGACCTCGCGGCCACGTTCGGCGACTACGCCGGAGGCCCGTACTCCGAGGCCTCGCCCCGGCTTATTTTGGTGGCGAGGAAGGCTGCTGGCCCGTAGCGGTTGGCTATTAGCTCTGCGTCTTCCAGCCAACAGCGACCAGCAAAAAGCCCATAGCCCCATGAACGCCGCCCTCGCCTACGCCCAGGACCACGCCGACACGTTCGTCGACCAACTCACCGACTGGCTCCGCATCCCCTCGATCTCCACCGACCCCGCCTACAACGCCGAGACGCGCCGCGCCGCCGACTGGCTCGCCGGCGACCTCAAGCGCATCGGGATGCAGAAAGTCGAGGTGATGGAGACGGGCTCGCCGGCGAGCCCCGGGCACCCGATTGTCTACGCCGAGCACCACGTCTCGGACAGCGCGCCGACGGTCCTGGTCTACGGGCACTACGACGTGCAGCCGCCGGACCCGCTCGACCTGTGGCACTCGCCCCCGTTCGAGCCGGTCGTCAAAGACGGCGACCTCGTCGCGCGCGGCTCGGCCGACGACAAGGGGCAGGCGTTCATGCACGTCAAGTCGGTCGAGGCCTACCTCCAGAGCGGGACCGACCTGCCGGTGAACCTCAAGATGATGATCGAGGGCGAGGAGGAGAGCGGGTCGGTCCACCTCGCGCCGTTCATCGAGCAGCACCAGGACCTCCTCGCGGCCGACGTGGTGCTCGTCTCCGACACGTCGCTCTTCGCGCCCGGCGTGCCGTCGATCGCCTACGGCCTGCGCGGGCTGGCCTACGTCGAGGTCGAACTCACCGGCCCGAGCAAAGACCTCCACTCCGGCGTCTACGGCGGCGGCGTCGAGAACCCGGTCAACGCCCTTGCCCGCATGATCGCCGACCTCCACGACGGCGACCACCGCGTCACCGTCGAGGGGTTCTACGACAACGTCCGCGACCTGAGCGCCGAGGAGCGCGAGGCCTACAAGGCGCTGCCGTTCGACCTGGAGGCGTGGATGGCCGAGGCCGGCGTCAAGGCGACCAAGAGCGAGGCCGGCTACACCGCGCTCGAAGGCACCTCCGGCCGCCCGACGCTCGACGTGAACGGCATCTGGGGCGGCTACACCGGCAAAGGCGCGAAGACGGTCCTCCCGTCGAAGGCGACGGCCAAGATCTCGTGCCGCCTCGTCCCGGACCAGGACCCGGACGAGATCACGGAGAAGCTCCGCCGCCACTTCGAGGCCCACGTCCCGGAGACGATGACGCTCGACTTCCGCGACCTCCACGGCGGGCACGGCGCGATCGTCGACACCTCGGCCCCGGCGATGCAGGCCGCCGCGGCGGCGCTCGAGGGCGTCTTCGGGCAGCGGCCCCACTTCACGCGCGAGGGCGGGTCGATCCCCGTCGTCGCCGACTTCAAGAAGATCCTCGGCCTCGACACCGTGCTGATGGGCTTCGGCCTTGACTCCGACTCGATCCACAGCCCCAACGAGCGCTTCGGCCTCGACCGCTTCCACCAGGGCATCGAGGCTTCGATCCGCTTCCTCGACGCCTACGCGAAGCAGGAGGCATGAGGGCCGTCGCGCTTCTCTCCCTCCTCCTTCTCTCGGGCTGTGCAGCCACGCGCTCGCCGCTTCCGGCAGATGCAGCAGACGTACTTCCGGCCCTCGAAGCCCGGCTGCTCGGCGCAGAGTCCGTCAGCCTCAGCTTCTTTCACATTACCGCGACCGGTATGTCCGAGACCGACCTGAAAGGCGGGCTGTGGCTCGATGTGGAGGACTTCTACCCGGCCCCGCAGACGCACCTGTTCGCGCTCGGCACGTTCGAAGGCGACGAAGCGCGCGTCCGGCTGCGCGCGGGAAACGACGCGATGCGCCTCTCGCGCGGCGATTCGCTCGTCGCGGAGACGGAGCGGCCTCCAGCGCTACGCGAGGCGCTCGCCCTAGGCTTTACGCGGATGGGGCTGCTCCACAACCTCGCCCGCCTCACTGCGGCCCAGCCGCCGGACCGCGCCGAGGGCGGGGTCGCCCAGTGGGTGATCGTGCACGGTGCCGCGTGGGGTACCCGCCGCACCATTGACGGGCGAGCCGTGCAGGGACTCCGCTTTGACCTCCGCGTCAGCGGCACCGAAGCGGGCACAGCAACGCTCTGGCTCGACGCCGCGACCGGGCTGCCGGTGCGCCGCGACCAGGTAGTCCGCTTCCCTGACGGGACGATGACCGTGACCGAGAGCTACCGGTCGTGGTCGCTCGGCAGAGACTGAAGTCGCGCAGCCCGCTCGCGCATGGCTGTTCTGTTGACCTTCATGCCTGTCTCGGCCTCGTCCGGCCACGGGTGGAACGCGTCGGGAATCTTGAACCGGGCCAGGGTGCCGGCGAGCCCGTCGCGCCACGCCTCAGGGGTCCACCGCTCGGCGTCGACGAACGCGACGGGCCGCTGCCCGAACTCGGCGTCGGCGGCCGGCACGACGACGGCCCGCCGCACCCCCTCGATCTGCCCGAGCGCCGCCTCGATCTCCTCGGGCTGCACGTTCTCGCCGCCCGAGATGAACAGGTGGTCCTTCCGCCCGACCACCTGCAGCATCCGCTGCCCGTCGACCTCGGTCCACCTTCCGAGGTCGCCCGTCTGAAACCAGCCCGCGCGCGCTGGTCGGTGCGTTGCCTCGGCTTCGACGTAGCCCGTGAAGAGTGTCGCGCCGCGCACGAGAATCTCGCCGTCGTCAGCGATCTGTACCTCGCGGTTTGGGAGCACGACGCCCGACGTGCCGAGCGCGCCGAGCGACGCGCCGGGCGGCGTGGCAGTGACAGTCGAGGCCATCTCGGTCAGGCCGTACGACGCGTGGACCGGCAGACCGAGCGCGTGCGCTTCGGCGAGCAGGCCGGGCGGAACCGCGCTGCCGCCGAGGAGGACAGCGTTCGTACCCGCGAGTGCCTCCGGATCGTTGCCCTGGAGTACGCGGAGCAGTTGCGTGGCGACCAGCGAGAGGTGGGTAACGCCGTGGGCCCGCACCGTCTCCTCGACGGAGGTCCTAGCCTCCGGGAGCACGACCGCCGCCCCGGCGAGCACGCAGCGCACGAGCACGGCGAGCCCGCCGACGTGGTAGAGCGGTAGGTTTAGCAGCCACCGGTCGCCTGGCCCGAGGCCGAAGAACGCCACTGACCCTTCCGCGCTCGCAACGTGGGCACCGAGCGTGTGGAGCGCGACCTTCGGCGTGCCGGTGCTCCCCGAGGTGAAGACGAGCGTCGCCGGATCGGTGAGTTTCCACGGCGCGTCTCGCTGCGGCGCCTTCGGTGCCGACCGGGACAGCGGACGGTCGGCGTCAGCAGGATCGAGGACGGTGAGGCCGTCCCACGCGGCGTCCGGCGCTGCGACGAGTGCCTGCACGCCCACCTGCTTGAGCAGGTCCGGGACGGCGGCAGGCGGCAGCCGCGTGCTGATCGGGCACACGACGCGTCCGGTGCGGAAGGCGGCGAGAAGGAAAACGATCGAGTCCGCGTCGGCCGGACGGTAGAGCGCGAACCGGTCACGAAACCCGCGGAAGCCCGGGTCGCGGAGCCATTGCACGGTCTCTTCGATGCGCCGGTCTAGCTCCGCATACGTGAGTGCCTTCTCCAGTGTGATGACGGCTGGGGCGTCGGGGCGCGTCCGAGCGGCCGCCCAAACCGGGTCGGGGAGCGCGGCTGAGGTCATTCGCCAATCTCCACGGTGTGCTCCGCGCGGAAGAACGACGGCACGTCGAGGGTCGGCCGGCCGAGCGCGAGGCGGGGCCGGAGTACGTCGGCGGCGAGCCGGCTGTAGGGGTCTAGGCCGGCGGGCGCACCGCCGGTGGCCGCGGCGAGGGCGACGTGCCCCCGCACCGCTACGCCGCTCTCGAACATGCCGCTCAGGACGGGCCGGATGCCGAGCGCCCGCGCTGCCGCGCCGAACCGGAGCACGCGTGCCACGCCGCCGAGCAGCGTCGGCTTGAGCACCGCTGCCGTCGCCCAGCCCTTGCCCTGGAGGTCCCCCGGGTCGGTGCCCGCGAGCGATTCGTCGAGCGCGACGGGCAGGCCGGTGTCGTGCCACAGGACCGGCAGGTCGGCCGGGTCGGCGAGGGGCTCCTCGATGTAGTCGAGCGGGCAGTCTGCGATGCCCTCGGCGAAGCGGACGGCTTCGTCCATCACCCACGCCTGGTTGGCGTCGAGCCGGAGGGCAACGCTGGGGTACCGCTCGCTGAGGGCCCGGACGAGCGCGATCTCCCGGTCCAGGGCGCCGCGCCCGACTTTCAGCTTGAGCGTTCCGTAGCCCGCCGCGACCAGCCGCTCGGCGTCGCTCAGCACCGCGTCCGGCTCGCCGACGAGAAGCGCGTTGATGGGCACCGTCACCTCGGGATCGGGGTGCATCGCCTGGGCGAGCGTCCGGCCGGCCCGCTTCGCCGCGAGGTCGAACGCCGCGAGGTCGAGCCCGAACCGCGCCGACGGGCTGAGGCCGAGCGCGTCGAGGGCGCGGTGAAACCTACCCTCGGGATCGAGCCAGTCCGGTCCCGGCCCGTGCTCGGCCAACAGGCCCGTCGCCCGGCGTACGTCCGCGAGGGCATCGTCCAGCGTCTCGGGGCTGAACCCCGGCAGCGGCGCGACATCGCCCCACCCGACATGCCCCTCACCATCGTCTAGCCGAATGAGTACCCCCTCGCGCTCGGCGTGCTCCGTGCTCTTCAGCACGAGCGGGGCTGTCAGCGGCAGGCGGTAGCGGCGGAGCGAAAGGCGCATCGAAAACGAGGAAAGCAGTGGAAAAAGCGTAGGGGCGCAGCATACTGCGCCCTGTTCACGACAGCACCCAGCCCACCGAGAACAGCACGCTCCAGATGAGCAGCAGGCGAGCGGTCGCCCCGAGGAGCGGGTTGAGCCGCACCGCGTCGCGCTCCTCGCGGAGCTGCCGAACGGCAGGCAGAGCGAGCGGGAGCACGGTGGCCGCGAGCATCGACAGCGCGTGCTCCCGCGTCCAGAGCCACAGCGCCACCGGCACGAGCGCCGCCGCCGCGACACACAGCGCGTAGAGCCGTACCCCAACCTCCCGACCGAGGCGGACGATGAGCGTCCGCTTGTCCGCTGCGCGGTCCTCGTCCACGTCGCGGATGTTGTTGACGAGCAGGATCGCCGTCGCCAACAGCCCCGGCCCGAGGCCCGCCGCGACCACGACCGGCAGCAGCCCGAGCGCCGCCGCATCGCCGACGGCCTGGACGTAGTACGTTCCCGCCACGGCCACCGGACCGAAGAACGCGAGCACGAAGAGGTCGGCGATCCCGAGGTAGGCCAGCGAGTAGCGCCCCGCCGTGTAGAGCCAGCCGCAGACGAGCGAGAGCACGCCAATCGTGACAATCGGCCAGCCGCCCCGGATCATCAGGTAGGTCCCGGCCGCGACCGCGAGTACGAACGCCAGGAGGGCCGCCCGCTTGGTCGCGGCGGGCGAGGCGAGACCGGCCTGCGTCACCCGCACTGGCCCCTTCCGGTCGGCCGTGTCCGCGCCCTGGACGAAGTCGTGGTAGTCGTTCGCGTAGTTGGTGCCGATCTGAATGAAGAGCGCTCCGAGGAGTGCGCAGACCGCCGCGGCGAGGTGGAACGCCCCGGCCTCGACCGCCATCGCCGTCCCAACGACGACCGGAGCCGCAGCGGCGGGCAGCGTCTTCGGCCGCGCCGCGAGGAGCCATGTGCGGACGGGCGAGAGGGCGGGTGGGGGTGTGGGAGAGGTTGTCATAAGTCGGCGATTCGGTTCAACTCGCGCCGGGTCTGGATGCGAGCGATCAGCCAGGCTGCCCCGAAGCTGCCGAAGAAGCATAGCCAGAACCACCCCAGTCCGCCGGGCCACACAGACGCCGCGAGGAAGCCGAGCACGAAACCAGCCCCCAAACCATATAACGCATTCCGCGCCTCTAGATAGTTACGCAGGTCTGCTTCTCCGCTTACCTGGCCGTCTTCCAGATGCGGATCGAGGAGGCGGTGGAAGGCCCCGGCGTTGCGCTCGCCAAACATAAAGCGACCTTGCTCCGTGACGAGGTGGTTGCGGTGGAGGTCGAGGATGGCGCCGTAGGGGACGATGCGTGGCTCGCCGACATACCGCTCGACGACGAGGTGCTCAGGCAGGAAGGTCGCTCGACGTACGATGCGGGGCAAACCAAACAAGAAGAGGGTGAAGAAGCCGCCTCCAACGAGAAGGCAGAACGCTGAGACAAAGAGAAGAGGATGCTCCCACCAGTTCAAGTCCCGATTGACCAGCAAGGACACGAGCATGGCAAGCAGCGGGACGGTGGCGAGCAATGCATAAAACGCCGGTCCCCACCACCACAGCGCCGGGTTGTGCTTCGGCTCGTACACGACAACCTCGGGAGCCTCGCTGATTTCTGCTGGACCAGCCAGCACCCCCGGCAGCGTCTCGACCGGCCCGGCGTCCTGCCACGCGCGGAGCGCGAACGAGAGGTCGAGCCACTCGTCGTCGGCGAAGCCGTACTCGCGGACCGTGACGCGCTGCCCGCCGCCTGCGATCCGCCATTTCGCGTCGATCCACGCCTCGGTCAGTTCGTCCCGCCCGATGCGGATGGCGGAGCGTCCGAACCGCTCGACGACGACGGCCTCCGGCGTGACCTCAACCGAGCGCACGCCGAGCAGCCGGTAGCGCACGGCGATGAACACAGCCCCCGCGACAGCCATGAATCCAGTGACGCCTAGCATGGTCTTCGTAGAGCCTCCGTCGAACAGGACCAGCGCCGAAGCGATGGCTAAGCCAATCACGAACGGTCCGAGCCATTCAGCGTACGCGCCGCGCCACGACGTTCGGAACGTGCCGGTTACGGGCGGTAGCGGTTCGTCCTCCCACACCTCCATACGCTCACCCTCCCACACTCACGGCTTGTACCCGTCCTTGTCGAACTCGGGTGCCCGCCGGTCGAGGTAGGCGTTGCGGCCCTCTTGCCCTTCCTGGGTCATGTAGAACAGCATCGTCGCGTGGCCGGCCAACTCTTGCAGGCCCGCACCGCCGTCCTCGTCAGCGTTCGCGGCGGCCTTGATCATGCGGATGGCGATGTTCGAGTTGGCGAGTATCTCCCGGCTCCACTGCACGTATTCGTGCTCCAGCTTCTCCAGTGGAACGACCGTGTTGACGAGGCCCATGTCGAGCGCCTCCTGCGCGCTGTACGGGCGGCAGAGGAACCAGATCTCGCGCGCCTTCTTCTGCCCGACGATCCGCGCGAGGTGGGCCGTCCCGTAGCCCGCGTCGAAGCTCCCGACCTTCGGGCCGGTCTGCATAAACCGGGCGTTGTCGCTCGCAATCGAGAGGTCGCAGACGACGTGGAGGACGTGCCCGCCGCCGACGGCCCAGCCGTTGACGGCCGCGATGACCGGCTTCGGGCACTTCCGAATCCGCGTCTGGAAGTCGAGCACGTTGAGCCGCTGCGTCCCGCTGCCAGCCTCCTTGTACCCGTGCTCGCCGCGGATGCGCTGGTCGCCGCCGGAGCAGAACGCCTGGTCGCCCGCCCCCGTCAGCACGATCACGCCGACCGACGGGTCGTCGCGCGCGTCGTCGATGGCGCGGATCATCTCGGTCACGGTCTGCGGGCGGAACGCGTTGCGGACCTCGGGCCGGTCGATCGTGATCCGGGCGATGCCGGCGGTGTCGGTCCCGGCGCTGCCTTTCTCGTAGACGACATCGGCGTAGCCGTCGGCGGCGTCCCAGGTGAAGGGGCCGGAGACGGTCGGGCGGTCGGTGTTGTGGTGCGGTTTGGACATTTAAGCGAGGACGGGGTGAAGGTCAGAGACGGGGTCGCGGAGGAAGTCGCGGACGAGGGCGGCGAAGAGGCGCGGCTGCTCGGCGTGGACCGTGTGGCCGGCGGAAACTAGCATCGGAATGACCGTCGGTCCAGCGACGGACATCGCAAAGGCGAGGTCGGCGAACTTGGGGTCGGCGGCCCCGGCGACGGCGAGGGTGGGGACCGTGAGGTCGCCGAGCGCCTCCCACAGCGAGGGCTGCTGCCCGGTCCCGCTGCCCCGAAGCGAGCGCGCCAGTTCGGCCGGGTCGTTGCCGAGCCGTGCGGCGACGAACGCCGCCCGCGCGTCGTCCCCGAGCGACCGGAAGATCGGCATCCGGGACCACCGGTCGAGGAAGCCCTCGAAGTCGCCGGCCAGGGTCTCGGCGCGCCACGCGTCGATCCGCCGCCGCTCGGCGCGCTCGGCCGGGGTGCGCAGGCCCGGCGAGGCGGACTCCAGCACGAGGCGGGTGCAGCGCCCGGGGTGGCGCAGCGCGAAGTAGAGCGCGAGCCGCCCGCCCAGCGAGTAGCCCACCACGCGGCACCGGCCGATGCCGAGCGCGTCGAGCGTGCCGGCGAGCGCCGCCGCCGTCTCCGGGAACGTGTACGCCGCCTCCGTCAGCCCGACGGCCCCGCCGTGCCCGGGCAGGTCCACCGTAAGGCAGCGGACGTCGCCCGCGAGCCGGTCCACGACCGCGCTCCAGTCCCTGCCGTTGCCCATGAAGCCGTGCAGGAAGAGCACGACGGGCGCGCCGGCCGGACCGGTGATCGAGTGAGGAAGCGTCATCGGAAAACCTCAAGTTGAGCGTGTCATGGTATCCTCCACCGCCGCCGCGACGCGGGCGAGGAGGTCGTCGTGGAGCGCCTTGTTCGCGGCGCGCTCGGTCCGCACCTCGACGAGCTTCGGACCGGGCTCGGCGAGCGCAGCCTCGAAGGCGACGGGC
This genomic window from Bacteroidota bacterium contains:
- a CDS encoding dipeptidase: MNAALAYAQDHADTFVDQLTDWLRIPSISTDPAYNAETRRAADWLAGDLKRIGMQKVEVMETGSPASPGHPIVYAEHHVSDSAPTVLVYGHYDVQPPDPLDLWHSPPFEPVVKDGDLVARGSADDKGQAFMHVKSVEAYLQSGTDLPVNLKMMIEGEEESGSVHLAPFIEQHQDLLAADVVLVSDTSLFAPGVPSIAYGLRGLAYVEVELTGPSKDLHSGVYGGGVENPVNALARMIADLHDGDHRVTVEGFYDNVRDLSAEEREAYKALPFDLEAWMAEAGVKATKSEAGYTALEGTSGRPTLDVNGIWGGYTGKGAKTVLPSKATAKISCRLVPDQDPDEITEKLRRHFEAHVPETMTLDFRDLHGGHGAIVDTSAPAMQAAAAALEGVFGQRPHFTREGGSIPVVADFKKILGLDTVLMGFGLDSDSIHSPNERFGLDRFHQGIEASIRFLDAYAKQEA
- the menE gene encoding o-succinylbenzoate--CoA ligase — protein: MTSAALPDPVWAAARTRPDAPAVITLEKALTYAELDRRIEETVQWLRDPGFRGFRDRFALYRPADADSIVFLLAAFRTGRVVCPISTRLPPAAVPDLLKQVGVQALVAAPDAAWDGLTVLDPADADRPLSRSAPKAPQRDAPWKLTDPATLVFTSGSTGTPKVALHTLGAHVASAEGSVAFFGLGPGDRWLLNLPLYHVGGLAVLVRCVLAGAAVVLPEARTSVEETVRAHGVTHLSLVATQLLRVLQGNDPEALAGTNAVLLGGSAVPPGLLAEAHALGLPVHASYGLTEMASTVTATPPGASLGALGTSGVVLPNREVQIADDGEILVRGATLFTGYVEAEATHRPARAGWFQTGDLGRWTEVDGQRMLQVVGRKDHLFISGGENVQPEEIEAALGQIEGVRRAVVVPAADAEFGQRPVAFVDAERWTPEAWRDGLAGTLARFKIPDAFHPWPDEAETGMKVNRTAMRERAARLQSLPSDHDR
- a CDS encoding 1,4-dihydroxy-2-naphthoate polyprenyltransferase, whose amino-acid sequence is MTTSPTPPPALSPVRTWLLAARPKTLPAAAAPVVVGTAMAVEAGAFHLAAAVCALLGALFIQIGTNYANDYHDFVQGADTADRKGPVRVTQAGLASPAATKRAALLAFVLAVAAGTYLMIRGGWPIVTIGVLSLVCGWLYTAGRYSLAYLGIADLFVLAFFGPVAVAGTYYVQAVGDAAALGLLPVVVAAGLGPGLLATAILLVNNIRDVDEDRAADKRTLIVRLGREVGVRLYALCVAAAALVPVALWLWTREHALSMLAATVLPLALPAVRQLREERDAVRLNPLLGATARLLLIWSVLFSVGWVLS
- the menC gene encoding o-succinylbenzoate synthase, with protein sequence MRLSLRRYRLPLTAPLVLKSTEHAEREGVLIRLDDGEGHVGWGDVAPLPGFSPETLDDALADVRRATGLLAEHGPGPDWLDPEGRFHRALDALGLSPSARFGLDLAAFDLAAKRAGRTLAQAMHPDPEVTVPINALLVGEPDAVLSDAERLVAAGYGTLKLKVGRGALDREIALVRALSERYPSVALRLDANQAWVMDEAVRFAEGIADCPLDYIEEPLADPADLPVLWHDTGLPVALDESLAGTDPGDLQGKGWATAAVLKPTLLGGVARVLRFGAAARALGIRPVLSGMFESGVAVRGHVALAAATGGAPAGLDPYSRLAADVLRPRLALGRPTLDVPSFFRAEHTVEIGE
- the menB gene encoding 1,4-dihydroxy-2-naphthoyl-CoA synthase; amino-acid sequence: MSKPHHNTDRPTVSGPFTWDAADGYADVVYEKGSAGTDTAGIARITIDRPEVRNAFRPQTVTEMIRAIDDARDDPSVGVIVLTGAGDQAFCSGGDQRIRGEHGYKEAGSGTQRLNVLDFQTRIRKCPKPVIAAVNGWAVGGGHVLHVVCDLSIASDNARFMQTGPKVGSFDAGYGTAHLARIVGQKKAREIWFLCRPYSAQEALDMGLVNTVVPLEKLEHEYVQWSREILANSNIAIRMIKAAANADEDGGAGLQELAGHATMLFYMTQEGQEGRNAYLDRRAPEFDKDGYKP
- the menH gene encoding 2-succinyl-6-hydroxy-2,4-cyclohexadiene-1-carboxylate synthase, whose amino-acid sequence is MTLPHSITGPAGAPVVLFLHGFMGNGRDWSAVVDRLAGDVRCLTVDLPGHGGAVGLTEAAYTFPETAAALAGTLDALGIGRCRVVGYSLGGRLALYFALRHPGRCTRLVLESASPGLRTPAERAERRRIDAWRAETLAGDFEGFLDRWSRMPIFRSLGDDARAAFVAARLGNDPAELARSLRGSGTGQQPSLWEALGDLTVPTLAVAGAADPKFADLAFAMSVAGPTVIPMLVSAGHTVHAEQPRLFAALVRDFLRDPVSDLHPVLA
- a CDS encoding class I SAM-dependent methyltransferase, whose translation is MAWYEDWFDSDAYELVYDQRDLSEARRLADLIERTAQPTPGARVLDVACGRGRHSRILAARGYDVTGVDLSENALRSARRRAAREGLSVTFQQADMRALPFEAAFDGAVNLFTSFGYFDAESDHQRVIDGVARALRPGGWFVQDFLSAPYLAAHLVAEDERTVEGPDGQPVRIVQRRRIEAGPGGPRVNKEITLHRSGNTHTFAESVRLLGAADFRRMYAAAGLDLAATFGDYAGGPYSEASPRLILVARKAAGP